Proteins from one Oryza sativa Japonica Group chromosome 12, ASM3414082v1 genomic window:
- the LOC4352242 gene encoding ubiquitin C-terminal hydrolase 12 isoform X4, giving the protein MTMMTPPPIEQQQEDEEMLVPHQELPAAAAVVADAVQPMEVVAQTEPANAAESQPPEDPQTSRFTWTIENFTRINGKKHYSEPFVVGGFKWRVLIFPKGNNVDHFSMYLDVADSVNLPYGWNRYAQFSLAVVNQIHPKYTIRKDTQHQFNARESDWGFTSFMPLSDLYDPSRGYLVNDTVVVEAEVAVRRMVDYWTYDSKKETGYVGLKNQGATCYMNSLLQTLYHIPYFRKAVYHMPTTENDMPSGSIPLALQSLFYKLQYSDNSVATKELTKSFGWDTYDSFMQHDVQELNRVLCEKLEDKMKETVVEGTIEQLFEGHHINYIECINVDYKSNRKESFYDLQLDVKGCSDVYASFDKYVEVERLEGDNKYHAEQYGLQDAKKGVLFLDFPPVLQLQLKRFEYDYMRDTMVKINDRYEFPLQLDLDRDDGKYLAPDADRSIRNLYTLHSVLVHSGGVHGGHYYAFIRPTLSDQWYKFDDERVTKEDTKKALEEQYGGEEELPQINPGFNNTPFKFTKYSNAYMLVYIRESDKDKIMCNVDEKDIAEHLRIRLKKEQEEKEHKKKEKAEAHLYTIIKVARDEDLKEQIGKNIYFDLVDHEKVRSFRIQKQLPFTSFKEEVAKECGIPVQFQRFWLWAKRQNHTYRPNRPLGPHEESQSVGQLREVSNKAHNAELKLFLEVETGVDLRPIRPPEKSKEDILLFFKLYNPEKEELCFVGRLFVKATGKPSEILTKLNEMAGFAPNEEIELYEEIKFEPNVMCEHIDKKLTFRSSQLEDGDIICFQKSPVSDGETQVRYPDVPSFLEYVHNRQVVHFRSLEKPKEDDFCLELSKLHTYDDVVERVARQLGLDDPSKIRLTSHNCYSQQPKPQPIRYRGVEHLLDMLVHYNQTSDILYYEVLDIPLPELQCLKTLKVAFHHATKDEVVIHSIRLPKNSTISDVITDLKTKVELSNPDAELRLLEVFYHKIYKIFPPHEKIENINDQYWTLRAEEIPEEEKNLGPHDRLIHVYHFMKDPNQNQIQNFGDPFLLVIREGETAAEILERIQKKLRVPDEEFSKWKLAFISMNRPEYLQDVDVVSARFQRRDVYGAWEQYLGLEHTDTTPKRSYTANQNRHTFEKPVKIYN; this is encoded by the exons ATGACTATGATGACTCCTCCCCCCATCGAG cagcagcaggaggacgaGGAGATGCTCGTGCCGCACCAggagctccccgccgccgccgctgtcgtcgccgacgccgtgcAGCCGATGGAAG TTGTGGCGCAGACAGAGCCTGCCAACGCGGCAGAGAGCCAGCCGCCGGAGGACCCGCAGACGTCGCGGTTCACGTGGACGATCGAGAACTTCACCAGGATCAACGGGAAGAAGCACTACTCGGAGCCGTTTGTTGTTGGAGGATTCAAATG GCGTGTGCTGATTTTCCCTAAGGGGAACAATGTGGACCATTTCTCTATGTATTTGGATGTCGCGGACTCGGTGAATCTCCCTTATGGATGGAACCGGTATGCTCAGTTCAGCTTGGCTGTTGTGAACCAGATCCATCCGAAGTATACCATTCGGAAAG ATACTCAACATCAATTTAATGCACGTGAGAGTGACTGGGGTTTCACATCTTTTATGCCTTTGAGTGATCTGTATGACCCAAGTAGGGGCTACCTTGTTAATGACACCGTTGTTGTGGAAGCTGAGGTTGCTGTTCGCAGAATGGTTGATTACTGGACTTATGACTCGAAAAAGGAAACAGGATATGTTGGTCTAAAGAATCAAGGAGCTACCTGTTATATGAACTCTCTTCTACAAACACTGTACCATATACCATATTTCAGGAAG GCTGTATATCATATGCCAACTACTGAGAATGACATGCCATCTGGGAGTATTCCTTTAGCCCTGCAGAGCCTTTTTTACAAGCTCCAATACAGCGACAATAGCGTAGCTACAAAGGAGTTGACCAAATCTTTTGGATGGGACACTTATGATTCTTTCATGCAGCATGATGTTCAAGAGCTTAACAGAGTTCTTTGTGAGAAACTTGAAGACAAAATGAAG GAAACTGTTGTGGAAGGAACAATTGAACAATTATTTGAAGGCCACCACATAAACTATATCGAGTGCATTAATGTTGATTATAAATCTAACAGAAAAGAATCCTTTTATG ATCTACAGCTTGATGTCAAAGGTTGTAGTGATGTTTATGcatcatttgataaatatgtCGAAGTGGAGCGTCTAGAGGGTGATAACAAATATCATGCAGAGCAGTATGGCTTACAG GATGCAAAGAAGGGAGTACTCTTCCTTGATTTCCCTCCTGTTTTGCAACTTCAACTGAAGCGTTTTGAATATGATTACATGCGAGATACAATGGTCAAG ATTAATGACCGGTATGAGTTCCCACTTCAACTTGATCTTGACAGAGATGATGGGAAATATCTTGCTCCTGATGCAGATAGAAGCATTAGAAACCTTTACACTCTTCACAG TGTTCTTGTTCATAGCGGAGGAGTACATGGCGGTCACTACTATGCTTTCATACGGCCTACGCTATCAGACCAGTG GTATAAATTTGATGATGAACGAGTAACAAAAGAAGATACCAAAAAAGCCCTTGAAGAGCAGTATGGGGGTGAAGAAGAG TTGCCTCAAATAAACCCTGGTTTCAATAACACCCCATTTAAATTCACAAAGTATTCGAATGCCTACATGCTTGTCTATATTCGTGAGAGCGACAAGGATAAAATAATGTGTAATGTTGATGAAAAGGACATCGCTGAGCATTTGCGG ATAAGGTTGAAGAAAGAACAAGAAGAGAAGGAACACAAGAAGAAGGAAAAAGCTGAAGCTCATCTCTACACCATCATAAAG GTTGCCCGAGATGAGGATTTGAAGGAACAGATTGGTaagaatatatattttgatctggTGGACCATGAAAAGGTTCGCAGCTTCCGCATACAGAAGCAACTACCTTTTACTTCATTTAAG GAGGAAGTCGCAAAGGAATGTGGGATCCCTGTGCAGTTTCAGCGCTTCTGGCTGTGGGCTAAGAGGCAAAATCATACATACCGACCGAATCGTCCACTGGGCCCTCATGAAGAATCACAATCA GTGGGGCAACTTAGGGAGGTATCTAACAAGGCGCACAATGCTGAGTTGAAGTTGTTTCTGGAAGTAGAGACTGGAGTG GATCTGCGGCCCATTCGTCCACCTGAGAAGAGCAAGGAGGATATACtacttttctttaaactttaTAACCCTGAAAAGGAAGAACTTTG TTTTGTTGGTAGGCTTTTTGTGAAGGCTACGGGAAAACCATCTGAAATCCTGACAAAATTGAATGAAATGGCTGGATTTGCTCCAAATGAAGAAATTGAGCTATATGAG GAAATTAAGTTTGAGCCAAATGTGATGTGCGAACACATTGACAAGAAACTAACTTTCCGTTCCAGTCAG CTTGAAGATGGGGACATAATATGTTTCCAAAAGTCACCTGTGTCAGATGGGGAGACTCAAGTGCGGTATCCAGACGTTCCTTCATTTTTGGAGTATGTGCATAATAGACAG GTGGTGCACTTCCGGTCTTTGGAGAAACCAAAGGAGGATGATTTTTGTTTGGAATT GTCGAAGCTTCATACTTATGATGATGTTGTTGAGAGAGTTGCACGCCAACTTGGCTTGGATGATCCATCAAAAATTCGCCTTACATCTCACAACTGTTATTCCCAGCAACCTAAACCACAGCCTATCAGATATCGTGGTGTAGAGCACCTATTGGATATGCTTGTTCATTACAATCAG ACTTCTGACATCTTGTATTACGAGGTTCTGGACATTCCACTGCCAGAATTGCAGTGTTTGAAAACTCTTAAAGTTGCATTCCACCATGCAACTAAAGATGAG GTTGTAATCCATAGCATAAGACTACCGAAAAACAGCACCATCAGTGATGTGATTACTGACCTAAAAACCAAG GTTGAACTGTCCAATCCTGATGCTGAACTCCGCTTGCTTGAAGTATTCTATCACAAGATTTATAAG ATATTTCCACCTCACGAGAAAATAGAGAACATAAATGATCAGTACTGGACACTACGTGCTGAGGAG ATACCAGAGGAAGAGAAGAACCTTGGCCCACATGATCGGTTGATTCATGTTTACCATTTCATGAAAGATCCTAATCAAAATCAG ATTCAGAATTTTGGAGATCCATTTTTGCTGGTTATCCGTGAAGGTGAAACTGCAGCAGAGATATTAGAACGAATTCAGAAAAAACTTCGAGTTCCTGATGAGGAATTCTCCAAG TGGAAGCTTGCATTCATATCTATGAATCGGCCTGAATACCTCCAGGATGTCGACGTTGTATCTGCACGTTTTCAG AGGAGAGATGTTTATGGAGCTTGGGAACAATACCTTGGCTTGGAACATACTGACACAACACCAAAAAGGTCTTATACAGCCAATCAG AATCGTCACACTTTTGAGAAGCCTGTGAAAATTTATAATTGA